Proteins co-encoded in one Cytophaga hutchinsonii ATCC 33406 genomic window:
- a CDS encoding zinc-binding alcohol dehydrogenase family protein: protein MKAIGFKRSLPITDTNSFILFETDKPVASGRNLLVKIQAISVNPVDFKVRQNSAKEAELETPKIIGWDAVGIVEEIGNEVSLFKKGDTVFYAGELTKPGTNAEYQLVDERIVGLAPESLSLAEAAALPLTALTAWEILFDRIRIQPDKDKGKSILIIGGAGGVGSIAIQLAKKVAGLTVIATASRPETKQWCKDLGADHVVNHADLLTEMQSIGFKQVDFILDFVDANAYWDVMAELIKPQGHIASITGSATPVALNKLKNKSVSFSWELMFTRAMFNTDDMIEQHEILTKVAALIDKKEIRTTLKQVLKGFTVENLKQAHVLLESGKTIGKVVIEF from the coding sequence ATGAAAGCAATTGGATTTAAAAGATCGTTACCGATAACAGATACAAATAGTTTTATACTTTTTGAAACAGACAAACCTGTTGCATCGGGAAGGAACCTATTGGTTAAAATACAGGCCATATCGGTGAACCCGGTAGATTTTAAAGTGCGGCAGAACAGCGCGAAAGAAGCGGAGCTGGAAACACCTAAGATCATCGGCTGGGATGCGGTAGGTATTGTGGAAGAAATTGGCAATGAAGTAAGCCTGTTTAAAAAAGGAGATACTGTTTTTTATGCCGGCGAACTGACAAAGCCGGGTACAAATGCGGAATACCAATTGGTCGATGAACGCATTGTTGGTCTGGCTCCTGAAAGCCTTTCTCTTGCTGAAGCTGCAGCGCTGCCCTTAACAGCATTGACTGCCTGGGAAATATTATTTGATCGAATCCGTATTCAGCCTGATAAGGATAAAGGCAAAAGTATTCTGATCATCGGCGGTGCCGGCGGTGTTGGTTCTATCGCGATTCAACTGGCTAAAAAGGTTGCAGGATTAACCGTCATTGCGACCGCTTCAAGACCTGAAACTAAACAATGGTGTAAAGACCTGGGTGCGGATCATGTGGTGAATCACGCGGATCTGTTAACCGAAATGCAGTCCATTGGTTTTAAGCAGGTAGATTTTATTCTGGATTTTGTAGATGCTAATGCGTATTGGGATGTAATGGCTGAACTTATCAAACCACAAGGGCACATCGCATCTATAACAGGCTCTGCAACGCCGGTTGCATTGAATAAATTGAAAAATAAAAGTGTAAGTTTCTCCTGGGAGCTGATGTTTACACGTGCCATGTTCAATACCGATGATATGATCGAGCAGCACGAGATCTTAACAAAGGTAGCTGCGCTTATTGATAAAAAAGAAATACGCACCACACTAAAGCAGGTATTGAAAGGTTTCACCGTTGAAAACCTGAAACAGGCACACGTGTTACTTGAAAGCGGCAAAACAATCGGGAAGGTTGTGATTGAGTTTTAA
- a CDS encoding four helix bundle protein: protein MLRAGTSIGANVREAVNAQRKPDFIHKLSISQKECDETLYWLELLKETTYISEFEFESMYNDNVDLLKILRSIIITSKKVNDNSFRRGGS from the coding sequence ATGCTACGGGCAGGCACTTCTATTGGCGCCAATGTTCGAGAAGCTGTAAATGCTCAACGTAAGCCAGATTTCATTCACAAATTGTCCATTTCTCAAAAAGAATGTGATGAAACGCTTTACTGGCTAGAACTTCTAAAGGAAACAACGTATATATCTGAATTTGAATTTGAAAGTATGTACAATGACAATGTTGATTTGTTGAAAATTCTTCGCAGCATTATTATTACATCAAAGAAGGTTAATGACAATTCATTCCGCCGCGGCGGATCATAA